Genomic segment of Labrus mixtus chromosome 1, fLabMix1.1, whole genome shotgun sequence:
gtagtttttctgttacAAGATGCTTTCTTACTTTGACAACCGGATGTTAAAGCTGCTCTCAGCTGCTGGCCTGCTACAAAACATTTGCATTCAGATGCACTGAGGGCTAAGTGAAGGCAAGAATCCAGCTAAATCCAATTTAACTTTTACAAACATAATGTGACATTTTACCATATAACAGTTAGTTTTTGTGCACTCTAAAGATTTACCTGTGGTAATAACTAAAACTACTCTGGAAGTAAATGATGAATCAATACATCAAGGGTTTTTGAGAATGTATATTGTGTCACAAATTGAACTACTGCACGAGTGTAAGAAGTTATTTCATATACAATTTATTTGCACTGGtagtttcaaataaaaacagcacatttcTCCTTTATGTACAACTTGGATGATAACAGCTAAGTAATATGTCTGaaaaaagtcatatttacaaaaactgctttGTCATGTAAAAAACATTCCcaacaacatacaaaaacaacaaatcccaGCAGCACTGACAGATGGCTGCTATTATCACGTCATTCCATGTCCATCTGCAGCAGGTGCTGGGGTTTCACTGGAGGTagactgaaaacacagaagtaTTAGGAAGAAGCAAGCCAGCAGCACAGTTCTTACTACAATAGTTTGGGATGAGTGTTTTGTCCTCACACTTGAAGAAGAGGGCGTTGTGTCTGGGCTGGCATCAGCTATAGTTGCCAGATAGACGATGTTTCGATGCAGGATCTGCTGGTATCTGATTGAAAAGGCAGGAATTAACAACAGCTGAAAATACACTGCAGAAATAGACACAAACATCAGTGaccagtgattctcaactggtgggtcgggacccaaaagtgagCCGTGaagccgttttcagtgggtcgggAATGTGTGcctaaaacaaaaaggtctctGAAGCACATTTTAATTGGCttatttgttcagtttcttgctaaTGTCACAGGTTGTACCATCTGGGGTCAAAACTGCACCATTTTctctaaataaatctgatttgcTGACTGAAATTTGGGTCGTGACTTCTCATTGAGAAGGTGGTAGACCCTACTGTTTATATATAACTCACAGAGACCAAACATTAATTCATCATGAGaacagcacttagcaacatttagtaACAGGGCAGAGAGAAAACTGCCTTttaaccagactcatgttgaacatctGCTGAGACTGTGTTAGGGTTgtaaagtgggatagagggagaaacagatagaaagagaaggatagagacaaacaaacaaagcaacaacaacaatgccagTGATAATGATAAAAGCATGTTTAATATAAGCAGTAACACCATAAACTGATCATTCTCATTACAAACTGTAATGGTGACGGGTGAGGggatttgtttcagtttttttttgtttttctctaaattctttgtttttattattattacttaaaACAATAATAGCAATTGTTACAATTAGATATATTACTTGTGAATAGACACTGGATTTGTGTGTTCTTTATCAATCATTACTTTGTATACGTactattattgtaattattgttACTACAATTATTGATGCTGTTGTTAATAGCATTATTCTTAGTATAGttgtaatatatttatattataactATATAGAATTGCCTAATTGATATAGGGGTATATTAGAAGTACACTTGATAAATCTATTTAAGTATATACATCTAGATTTTCTCTGGTTattcatgtattattattattatttatttctatgtttttgtgtctgtttgaaacacACTACATAATGTTCATGTTGACAGTGGATTTTCTAGTAAAGTTGATGTTTTCCTAATAAACAAATCTttgatgaaacaggaagtggagcagCTCTCTAACATGTGATGATGAAAGATGTAAGGCTAATATTAATCCATCAGAGGAACCTATGAGACAAAGTAGGAACCTTGAGATAGCTAAGAGAGACTTGAGAAACACATGCTACATGTCAGTGGTAAAAAGTAGAAAGTATCTCCATGAGTTTGACTTACTGAACACACTCCCCTGCTCGTCCTTTCTGCATGTACTCACTGATGCATCTGATTAACTGGTCGTTTTCATCCAGCAGCtgtgacacaaaacaacaacaacaacaacaacaaccactttaCTAACACACTTCAGCTCACACGTTTATATTACACATGTCGTTATGTTTATTACCAAACTATCAACATGCAGAGAACTAAATGAATGATGCTGTTCATCAAGCATGAAGCCAGGATGAGATTCAACAGAATGAACACTGAACTATGTTTAAGAATACACGCTGTAAGCTTTATTAGCATCTTTATTAAATGTGCTTTAACTGTGTCTTACCCTCTGTATTGTTTCTTGATTGATTTTCGCTTTTCCGCGAAGTTTCTTTGGGACGAAAACAATAGACATTTTGAGACAGGTTAGTCGCAGTTGTTTACAACATACCACTTCCGGTTACAGTCGCTTGTTCTTCTTCGTCGATTTTATGTGTAGAcgtctgtttcattttttgttttttctatgcCATCTGCTGGAGCATTAGCAGGATAGCAGCCTCcaattaaaaaccaaacatttatttgtagTGTGACGTGACGTCACCtgtaacagaaacaaagaggagaatAATTGAGAAAAGGTTAtaaaaaagagtgtttttattaaaaaagaggagaatacTCGAGTGTGGCTGAACCTGATTACATTAGGctacatgtgttgtgtttgatgtacGTTATTCATTAATGTCAGTGGCATTTTGAATTCAATAATCTAAAAAAACTTTAAGAAGAACATTTCTTATTAGGGGATATGTGAATAGTCTTTTTAGGTTTCTTTCCATATTCTCCACTGTGAGGCTGAATTTTGACtgtaacaagttaaaaaaagggaaacatttatgTATTCTCTGAATTCAGTCTGCATGTCTGTAATGTGGTTAATCATATAtacaatgtattttttgtaGTTTATTAACTTGTCATATGTGTTTCTCTACTGTTCTTTCCtcagtcattttgttttgcagtctAATGAAGAAGACAGTCTTGCATGAGTTGGCGTTGGACCGACCAAGGCCTGAACCAAGGGACGAAGGAGTAGATAGAGAAGTCTTTGCTTTatcagtttttttctgcagtttaaagaagaagaaagtcttACATTATTGGAGGGGTCATGGTGCTTTAACAACAGAACATATCAGCCTATGCTTTTTTGGGGTTAGGCTTTGAACTTCTAAAATGAAGGCATTAGTGAGTGAGTTTATCAGCAATCCCTCTTGAAGTCAATTCAAAGCAGTTAAAAGAAGACATTACATTAGTGATACAGTGAtgctgaaagaagaaaaaaatttGATGGACAGAACAGGCCAAAGTGGGCATTAGTCCTATTGAGGCTGAAACCTAGGTCTGAAGGAGTAAGTGTTGAGAAACAAGGTCAAGAGTCAACTCACTGCTGCTCTTTTAGTGGATGTCCTGCTTActgttgatgtttctgtttgtttatcaaGACAGATTAGTATAACTGTAATGGTAATGTTTAAAAGGATTAGAAAACGAGGCCTACACAATGGAGAAATTAAGCAGTCGCCAGGCTTAAACTGAATTTGAACCCTTGAGTAAGCCTTGATTTAAGAGGGTCAGAACCCTGATGCCCCTCAAGCTGTGAACCATATATCTTCCTGGGAGTTCCTGAGCTGGTCCTTGTCtcgtaggttcctctggatcgaTGTAGTGGACCCGCCTGACTCCACTGCTACCACGTTTAATATCAGCCTCTATACGTCGATTATCATTATGATAAATGTGAACCTGAATCTTAAAGCTGCTCGACTTCAACTCCTATAATTACCAATATCCGTCTTCTGCTATCATACTTTGTTGTAACTGCTAATACTATGCACACTTTATCCCTGCTACTAGCAATGCAAACCATTTCTAGCTCAACGAGACCAAAGAACTGATCGTGGATCTGAGGCGGGCAAAGGTACTGCTGACCAGACTCCATCCAGGGGGGTCAATGTGGACTatgaggaggatttcaggaCCTGGGAGTATATGGACAATAAACTGGGCTGGTCCATGAACACagaagattcaagattcaagattttttatttgtcacatgctcatacagatgtgcagtgaaatgtaaagactgttccgcaaggccattcactaacactcaaattactaatacacatatatacagtaaaatagagtataatgtacaatttaaaaaagaaatatttgaatatacaaaatatagaatatagaataatgtgAACAGTGttaagtgtcagtgtgtaaagtgtccagggtgtcaaagtgcaatgtgcagattggaatgtgtggtgtgtgtgcatcatgtaatcacagttctgttttgtttttaactgaggagagtggagttaacagtccggacagcctgaggaaagaagctcttcctgagtctttctgtgttcaCCTTGATGTGTCGAAGGCGGCTGCCAGAGGGTAGCCACGTAAACAGTCCGTTACCTGGGTGGTAGGGTGGTTCAAGAAGTTGTGTGCCTCTAATTCCTGATCAAGACTAATGTCCACTGAAATCTGCAGGACAATGCTAAGGATGTTCTACCAGCCTGTAATGTCCTGTGTTATCCTGTCGGCCTTCTTCATATTTTAATTGGAAAAGTGTTGACCTGTGCCAGGACTTCTGAAGAGCTGGACCTGGACACTTGATCAGATGGATTGGAGGTGACTGGAGATACAAGATTCAACAAACTTATTTTAAATACCAACAGCAGCAAGGTGATTGGTCCTTAGAGGACGTGGCTACATCTGATTGGGTTGGTACTTCAATGAATGCATGAATGAATGTGAAACAGTCTTTTACATACACTCAGCACTCATTGataatttgaataaaataaataacggACGCTTTGCATGCAGTGAATTTATAATGGAAGAAAAGGCAGCGTCCACCACATTAGATATACATAGGCTAATCACAATATTGTAATCTTTATTAAATAAGAATACATTTATGTTAACCCTCACTATGAAAGCTCCAGTGAAGGTCTAATTAAGTTACAAATTGATGAGTAAGGTCTAattttattcataattaaaATAGTCAGTCTTACTCATTACATTCATACTGTAATAACTGTTTACAGACTGGGTAGGCACTGAGTTAGCTCAATGCTAATGATGACTAATGTGCTTTTCAATTATTTACTTGGATTAAGGTTTACACTCACTAAAATAAATTAGAAATATATCAGTTTATATTACAGAATGGTGGCCATAAAATGTTAATATTCTCTCTAAAGTAGTTTTCTAATCCCCTTAACTCACAActccatttgtttttggaaa
This window contains:
- the ss18l2 gene encoding SS18-like protein 2, whose amino-acid sequence is MSIVFVPKKLRGKAKINQETIQRLLDENDQLIRCISEYMQKGRAGECVQYQQILHRNIVYLATIADASPDTTPSSSSSTSSETPAPAADGHGMT